A genomic segment from Corythoichthys intestinalis isolate RoL2023-P3 chromosome 2, ASM3026506v1, whole genome shotgun sequence encodes:
- the LOC130912231 gene encoding rho guanine nucleotide exchange factor 7-like isoform X1: MNAAEQTVTWLITLGVLESPKKSISDPEAFLRTSLQDGVVLCRLLERLRPGTTEKFFQEPRSDSEFQLNISEFIKGAGTFGVEPFEVNDLLQGLNFNKVLNTLVALNKATEVCADSGVSVSVPHSATLRIKSFDSLNSQSRSSKLQPPQYHSLDMSEGGGCGQFLFKARFPFQQTNEDELSFSKGDIINVSRQEEGGWWEGSLNGKTGWFPSNYVRELKGSDKQLDKPKSGTLRSPPKGFDTSIINKTYYNVVLQNILEAETEYSRELQSLLGSYLRTLQPTDRLSGADISHIQGNLEEISTFQQMLVQSLEEHTKLPECQQRIGGFFLGLMPQMKYLYVAYCSNHPSAVSVLTQQSEELGEYMESKGASSPGILTLTTSLSKPFTRLERYPTLLKEMDRHMEEQHPDRVDLQACMASFQSLAAQCQEVRKKKDLELQILTEPIRNWEGDDIKTFGPVLHMSQAAVRYQNCQESSERYLVLFPHTLLFLSASLRMSGFIYQGKMPLSGMLISRLEDGETMRNAFEISGTQCDRMQVACNSHQDLLDWLDLLTKHTHTPAAHTYKTPSVCHTLPSLPVTPSRHSESRAGSSAFHTLPHLSSCGGSPIWAVLEPPSIPKPWSMSCLRPAPPLRPSAALYNKEDMNKSPKNMKKLLPKRKPERKASEEDFTVRKSTAALEEDAQILKVIEAYCTSARTRQTLNSTWQGTDLMHNHVLADSSLIVVGIPGNLPPSDQSEDSDYDSIWTATSYRTASISRSSRRDVHMLFPDEEKIIVEETRSNGQTVMEERSLVDTVYSLRDEVQELKQDNKRMKRTLEEEQRARKELERIIRRVLKNMNDPTWDETNL; the protein is encoded by the exons ATGAACGCGGCTGAGCAGACTGTAACGTGGCTCATCACGCTCGGGGTGCTGGAGTCTCCCAAAAAGAGCATCTCGGATCCGGAGGCTTTCCTCCGGACGTCTCTGCAGGACGGGGTGGTATTGTGCAGGCTGCTGGAGCGACTGAGACCGGGAACGACAGAAAAA TTTTTTCAGGAACCGAGGAGTGACAGCGAGTTTCAACTGAACATAAGCGAGTTCATCAAAGGCGCCGGGACTTTTGGCGTGGAG CCTTTTGAGGTCAATGACCTCCTTCAGGGGCTGAACTTCAACAAGGTCCTAAACACCTTGGTTGCACTGAACAAagccactgaag tgtgtGCAGATTCCGGCGTTTCTGTGTCTGTGCCGCACTCCGCCACATTGAGGATTAAATCATTTGATTCTCTGAACAGCCAAAGTCGTTCCTCCAAACTGCAGCCACCTCAGTATCACAGCCTT GACATGTCTGAAGGTGGTGGGTGTGGCCAATTTCTTTTCAAGGCACGCTTCCCTTTCCAGCAGACAAATGAGGACGAACTGTCTTTCTCCAAGGGCGACATCATTAATGTGAGCAGGCAGGAGGAGGGGGGCTGGTGGGAAGGTTCACTCAACGGCAAGACCGGCTGGTTTCCCAGTAACTATGTGCGAGAACTGAAAGGAAGCG ACAAGCAATTAGATAAACCAAAGTCTGGGACGCTGAGAAGTCCTCCAAAAGGTTTTGACACTTCTATCATCAACAAGACATACTACAATGTG GTCCTCCAGAACATCTTGGAAGCAGAGACTGAGTATTCGAGAGAACTGCAAAGTCTTCTGGGGTCCTACCTGCGTACCCTGCAACCAACAGATAG GCTAAGTGGTGCTGACATCAGCCACATTCAGGGAAATCTTGAGGAGATCTCCACATTCCAGCAGATGCTGGTTCAGTCCTTGGAAGAGCATACAAA gCTTCCAGAATGTCAGCAGAGGATAGGAGGCTTCTTCCTTGGTCTAATGCCCCAGATGAAGTATCTTTATGTGGCTTACTGTTCAAACCATCCATCTGCTGTCAGTGTTCTCACCCAGCAAAG CGAGGAGCTGGGGGAGTACATGGAGTCAAAGGGGGCATCTAGTCCGGGGATTCTGACGCTGACAACCAGTTTGAGTAAACCCTTCACTCGACTGGAGAGATATCCAACTTTGTTAAAGGAAATGGACAGACACATGGAG GAGCAACACCCAGACAGAGTGGACCTCCAAGCTTGCATGGCATCATTTCAAAGCCTTGCA GCCCAGTGCCAGGAAGTGAGGAAGAAGAAGGACCTGGAGTTACAGATTTTAACTGAGCCAATTAGGAATTGGGAAGGGGATGACATCAAGACCTTCGGCCCTGTTCTTCACATGTCCCAGGCTGCGGTCCGCTATCAGAACTGTCAG GAGTCGAGTGAACGCTACCTTGTGCTCTTCCCTCACACTCTGCTCTTTCTCTCAGCAAGCTTGAGGATGAGTGGATTCATCTACCAG GGAAAGATGCCACTGTCAGGCATGCTGATCTCCAGGTTAGAAGATGGGGAAACCATGAGGAATGCTTTTGAAATTTCTG GTACCCAGTGTGACCGTATGCAAGTAGCGTGCAACAGTCATCAGGATCTACTGGATTGGCTGGACCTTCtcaccaaacacacacacacacctgctGCACACACATACAAGACTCCGTCGGTGTGTCACACA TTGCCCTCTCTGCCCGTCACCCCTTCTCGACACTCAGAGTCTCGAGCCGGGAGTAGCGCCTTCCACACCCTCCCTCATCTTTCCTCATGTGGCGGCAGCCCAATATGGGCGGTTTTGGAGCCTCCGAGTATCCCAAAACCCTGGAGTATGAGCTGTCTTCGGCCTGCGCCCCCTCTCCGGCCATCTGCTGCTCTTTACAACAAGGAG GATATGAATAAAAGTCCAAAGAATATGAAGAAGCTGCTTCCCAAGAGGAAACCAGAGAGGAAAGCCTCAGAAGAAGACTTCACTGTCAGAAAGA GCACAGCGGCTCTCGAAGAGGACGCTCAGATATTGAAAGTGATTGAAGCGTACTGCACCAGTGCCAGGACGCGACAGACCCTCAACTCGA CCTGGCAAGGCACTGACCTCATGCACAACCATGTGCTCGCTGACTCCAGCCTCATCGTTGTTGGCATCCCAGGCAACCTGCCGCCTTCCGACCAATCAGAAGACTCGGATTATGACAGTATCTGGACTGCCACTAGTTACAGGACTGCCTCAATTTCTC GTTCCAGCAGGAGGGATGTCCACATGTTATTCCCAGATGAGGAGAAGATCATAGTGGAGGAAACCAGGAGTAACGGACAAACCGTAATGGAGGAGAG GAGTTTGGTAGACACTGTATACAGTTTGCGGGATGAAGTCCAGGAACTCAAACAG GACAATAAGAGGATGAAAAGGACACTAGAGGAAGAGCAACGAGCAAGGAAAGAGCTTGAGAGGATCATAAGGAGGGTTTTGAAGAACATGAACGACCCAACCTGGGATGAGACAAACCTCTGA
- the LOC130912231 gene encoding rho guanine nucleotide exchange factor 7-like isoform X3 encodes MNAAEQTVTWLITLGVLESPKKSISDPEAFLRTSLQDGVVLCRLLERLRPGTTEKFFQEPRSDSEFQLNISEFIKGAGTFGVEPFEVNDLLQGLNFNKVLNTLVALNKATEVCADSGVSVSVPHSATLRIKSFDSLNSQSRSSKLQPPQYHSLDMSEGGGCGQFLFKARFPFQQTNEDELSFSKGDIINVSRQEEGGWWEGSLNGKTGWFPSNYVRELKGSDKQLDKPKSGTLRSPPKGFDTSIINKTYYNVVLQNILEAETEYSRELQSLLGSYLRTLQPTDRLSGADISHIQGNLEEISTFQQMLVQSLEEHTKLPECQQRIGGFFLGLMPQMKYLYVAYCSNHPSAVSVLTQQSEELGEYMESKGASSPGILTLTTSLSKPFTRLERYPTLLKEMDRHMEEQHPDRVDLQACMASFQSLAAQCQEVRKKKDLELQILTEPIRNWEGDDIKTFGPVLHMSQAAVRYQNCQESSERYLVLFPHTLLFLSASLRMSGFIYQGKMPLSGMLISRLEDGETMRNAFEISGTQCDRMQVACNSHQDLLDWLDLLTKHTHTPAAHTYKTPSVCHTLPSLPVTPSRHSESRAGSSAFHTLPHLSSCGGSPIWAVLEPPSIPKPWSMSCLRPAPPLRPSAALYNKEDMNKSPKNMKKLLPKRKPERKASEEDFTVRKSTAALEEDAQILKVIEAYCTSARTRQTLNSSSSRRDVHMLFPDEEKIIVEETRSNGQTVMEERSLVDTVYSLRDEVQELKQDNKRMKRTLEEEQRARKELERIIRRVLKNMNDPTWDETNL; translated from the exons ATGAACGCGGCTGAGCAGACTGTAACGTGGCTCATCACGCTCGGGGTGCTGGAGTCTCCCAAAAAGAGCATCTCGGATCCGGAGGCTTTCCTCCGGACGTCTCTGCAGGACGGGGTGGTATTGTGCAGGCTGCTGGAGCGACTGAGACCGGGAACGACAGAAAAA TTTTTTCAGGAACCGAGGAGTGACAGCGAGTTTCAACTGAACATAAGCGAGTTCATCAAAGGCGCCGGGACTTTTGGCGTGGAG CCTTTTGAGGTCAATGACCTCCTTCAGGGGCTGAACTTCAACAAGGTCCTAAACACCTTGGTTGCACTGAACAAagccactgaag tgtgtGCAGATTCCGGCGTTTCTGTGTCTGTGCCGCACTCCGCCACATTGAGGATTAAATCATTTGATTCTCTGAACAGCCAAAGTCGTTCCTCCAAACTGCAGCCACCTCAGTATCACAGCCTT GACATGTCTGAAGGTGGTGGGTGTGGCCAATTTCTTTTCAAGGCACGCTTCCCTTTCCAGCAGACAAATGAGGACGAACTGTCTTTCTCCAAGGGCGACATCATTAATGTGAGCAGGCAGGAGGAGGGGGGCTGGTGGGAAGGTTCACTCAACGGCAAGACCGGCTGGTTTCCCAGTAACTATGTGCGAGAACTGAAAGGAAGCG ACAAGCAATTAGATAAACCAAAGTCTGGGACGCTGAGAAGTCCTCCAAAAGGTTTTGACACTTCTATCATCAACAAGACATACTACAATGTG GTCCTCCAGAACATCTTGGAAGCAGAGACTGAGTATTCGAGAGAACTGCAAAGTCTTCTGGGGTCCTACCTGCGTACCCTGCAACCAACAGATAG GCTAAGTGGTGCTGACATCAGCCACATTCAGGGAAATCTTGAGGAGATCTCCACATTCCAGCAGATGCTGGTTCAGTCCTTGGAAGAGCATACAAA gCTTCCAGAATGTCAGCAGAGGATAGGAGGCTTCTTCCTTGGTCTAATGCCCCAGATGAAGTATCTTTATGTGGCTTACTGTTCAAACCATCCATCTGCTGTCAGTGTTCTCACCCAGCAAAG CGAGGAGCTGGGGGAGTACATGGAGTCAAAGGGGGCATCTAGTCCGGGGATTCTGACGCTGACAACCAGTTTGAGTAAACCCTTCACTCGACTGGAGAGATATCCAACTTTGTTAAAGGAAATGGACAGACACATGGAG GAGCAACACCCAGACAGAGTGGACCTCCAAGCTTGCATGGCATCATTTCAAAGCCTTGCA GCCCAGTGCCAGGAAGTGAGGAAGAAGAAGGACCTGGAGTTACAGATTTTAACTGAGCCAATTAGGAATTGGGAAGGGGATGACATCAAGACCTTCGGCCCTGTTCTTCACATGTCCCAGGCTGCGGTCCGCTATCAGAACTGTCAG GAGTCGAGTGAACGCTACCTTGTGCTCTTCCCTCACACTCTGCTCTTTCTCTCAGCAAGCTTGAGGATGAGTGGATTCATCTACCAG GGAAAGATGCCACTGTCAGGCATGCTGATCTCCAGGTTAGAAGATGGGGAAACCATGAGGAATGCTTTTGAAATTTCTG GTACCCAGTGTGACCGTATGCAAGTAGCGTGCAACAGTCATCAGGATCTACTGGATTGGCTGGACCTTCtcaccaaacacacacacacacctgctGCACACACATACAAGACTCCGTCGGTGTGTCACACA TTGCCCTCTCTGCCCGTCACCCCTTCTCGACACTCAGAGTCTCGAGCCGGGAGTAGCGCCTTCCACACCCTCCCTCATCTTTCCTCATGTGGCGGCAGCCCAATATGGGCGGTTTTGGAGCCTCCGAGTATCCCAAAACCCTGGAGTATGAGCTGTCTTCGGCCTGCGCCCCCTCTCCGGCCATCTGCTGCTCTTTACAACAAGGAG GATATGAATAAAAGTCCAAAGAATATGAAGAAGCTGCTTCCCAAGAGGAAACCAGAGAGGAAAGCCTCAGAAGAAGACTTCACTGTCAGAAAGA GCACAGCGGCTCTCGAAGAGGACGCTCAGATATTGAAAGTGATTGAAGCGTACTGCACCAGTGCCAGGACGCGACAGACCCTCAACTCGA GTTCCAGCAGGAGGGATGTCCACATGTTATTCCCAGATGAGGAGAAGATCATAGTGGAGGAAACCAGGAGTAACGGACAAACCGTAATGGAGGAGAG GAGTTTGGTAGACACTGTATACAGTTTGCGGGATGAAGTCCAGGAACTCAAACAG GACAATAAGAGGATGAAAAGGACACTAGAGGAAGAGCAACGAGCAAGGAAAGAGCTTGAGAGGATCATAAGGAGGGTTTTGAAGAACATGAACGACCCAACCTGGGATGAGACAAACCTCTGA
- the LOC130912231 gene encoding rho guanine nucleotide exchange factor 7-like isoform X2, with the protein MNAAEQTVTWLITLGVLESPKKSISDPEAFLRTSLQDGVVLCRLLERLRPGTTEKFFQEPRSDSEFQLNISEFIKGAGTFGVEPFEVNDLLQGLNFNKVLNTLVALNKATEDSGVSVSVPHSATLRIKSFDSLNSQSRSSKLQPPQYHSLDMSEGGGCGQFLFKARFPFQQTNEDELSFSKGDIINVSRQEEGGWWEGSLNGKTGWFPSNYVRELKGSDKQLDKPKSGTLRSPPKGFDTSIINKTYYNVVLQNILEAETEYSRELQSLLGSYLRTLQPTDRLSGADISHIQGNLEEISTFQQMLVQSLEEHTKLPECQQRIGGFFLGLMPQMKYLYVAYCSNHPSAVSVLTQQSEELGEYMESKGASSPGILTLTTSLSKPFTRLERYPTLLKEMDRHMEEQHPDRVDLQACMASFQSLAAQCQEVRKKKDLELQILTEPIRNWEGDDIKTFGPVLHMSQAAVRYQNCQESSERYLVLFPHTLLFLSASLRMSGFIYQGKMPLSGMLISRLEDGETMRNAFEISGTQCDRMQVACNSHQDLLDWLDLLTKHTHTPAAHTYKTPSVCHTLPSLPVTPSRHSESRAGSSAFHTLPHLSSCGGSPIWAVLEPPSIPKPWSMSCLRPAPPLRPSAALYNKEDMNKSPKNMKKLLPKRKPERKASEEDFTVRKSTAALEEDAQILKVIEAYCTSARTRQTLNSTWQGTDLMHNHVLADSSLIVVGIPGNLPPSDQSEDSDYDSIWTATSYRTASISRSSRRDVHMLFPDEEKIIVEETRSNGQTVMEERSLVDTVYSLRDEVQELKQDNKRMKRTLEEEQRARKELERIIRRVLKNMNDPTWDETNL; encoded by the exons ATGAACGCGGCTGAGCAGACTGTAACGTGGCTCATCACGCTCGGGGTGCTGGAGTCTCCCAAAAAGAGCATCTCGGATCCGGAGGCTTTCCTCCGGACGTCTCTGCAGGACGGGGTGGTATTGTGCAGGCTGCTGGAGCGACTGAGACCGGGAACGACAGAAAAA TTTTTTCAGGAACCGAGGAGTGACAGCGAGTTTCAACTGAACATAAGCGAGTTCATCAAAGGCGCCGGGACTTTTGGCGTGGAG CCTTTTGAGGTCAATGACCTCCTTCAGGGGCTGAACTTCAACAAGGTCCTAAACACCTTGGTTGCACTGAACAAagccactgaag ATTCCGGCGTTTCTGTGTCTGTGCCGCACTCCGCCACATTGAGGATTAAATCATTTGATTCTCTGAACAGCCAAAGTCGTTCCTCCAAACTGCAGCCACCTCAGTATCACAGCCTT GACATGTCTGAAGGTGGTGGGTGTGGCCAATTTCTTTTCAAGGCACGCTTCCCTTTCCAGCAGACAAATGAGGACGAACTGTCTTTCTCCAAGGGCGACATCATTAATGTGAGCAGGCAGGAGGAGGGGGGCTGGTGGGAAGGTTCACTCAACGGCAAGACCGGCTGGTTTCCCAGTAACTATGTGCGAGAACTGAAAGGAAGCG ACAAGCAATTAGATAAACCAAAGTCTGGGACGCTGAGAAGTCCTCCAAAAGGTTTTGACACTTCTATCATCAACAAGACATACTACAATGTG GTCCTCCAGAACATCTTGGAAGCAGAGACTGAGTATTCGAGAGAACTGCAAAGTCTTCTGGGGTCCTACCTGCGTACCCTGCAACCAACAGATAG GCTAAGTGGTGCTGACATCAGCCACATTCAGGGAAATCTTGAGGAGATCTCCACATTCCAGCAGATGCTGGTTCAGTCCTTGGAAGAGCATACAAA gCTTCCAGAATGTCAGCAGAGGATAGGAGGCTTCTTCCTTGGTCTAATGCCCCAGATGAAGTATCTTTATGTGGCTTACTGTTCAAACCATCCATCTGCTGTCAGTGTTCTCACCCAGCAAAG CGAGGAGCTGGGGGAGTACATGGAGTCAAAGGGGGCATCTAGTCCGGGGATTCTGACGCTGACAACCAGTTTGAGTAAACCCTTCACTCGACTGGAGAGATATCCAACTTTGTTAAAGGAAATGGACAGACACATGGAG GAGCAACACCCAGACAGAGTGGACCTCCAAGCTTGCATGGCATCATTTCAAAGCCTTGCA GCCCAGTGCCAGGAAGTGAGGAAGAAGAAGGACCTGGAGTTACAGATTTTAACTGAGCCAATTAGGAATTGGGAAGGGGATGACATCAAGACCTTCGGCCCTGTTCTTCACATGTCCCAGGCTGCGGTCCGCTATCAGAACTGTCAG GAGTCGAGTGAACGCTACCTTGTGCTCTTCCCTCACACTCTGCTCTTTCTCTCAGCAAGCTTGAGGATGAGTGGATTCATCTACCAG GGAAAGATGCCACTGTCAGGCATGCTGATCTCCAGGTTAGAAGATGGGGAAACCATGAGGAATGCTTTTGAAATTTCTG GTACCCAGTGTGACCGTATGCAAGTAGCGTGCAACAGTCATCAGGATCTACTGGATTGGCTGGACCTTCtcaccaaacacacacacacacctgctGCACACACATACAAGACTCCGTCGGTGTGTCACACA TTGCCCTCTCTGCCCGTCACCCCTTCTCGACACTCAGAGTCTCGAGCCGGGAGTAGCGCCTTCCACACCCTCCCTCATCTTTCCTCATGTGGCGGCAGCCCAATATGGGCGGTTTTGGAGCCTCCGAGTATCCCAAAACCCTGGAGTATGAGCTGTCTTCGGCCTGCGCCCCCTCTCCGGCCATCTGCTGCTCTTTACAACAAGGAG GATATGAATAAAAGTCCAAAGAATATGAAGAAGCTGCTTCCCAAGAGGAAACCAGAGAGGAAAGCCTCAGAAGAAGACTTCACTGTCAGAAAGA GCACAGCGGCTCTCGAAGAGGACGCTCAGATATTGAAAGTGATTGAAGCGTACTGCACCAGTGCCAGGACGCGACAGACCCTCAACTCGA CCTGGCAAGGCACTGACCTCATGCACAACCATGTGCTCGCTGACTCCAGCCTCATCGTTGTTGGCATCCCAGGCAACCTGCCGCCTTCCGACCAATCAGAAGACTCGGATTATGACAGTATCTGGACTGCCACTAGTTACAGGACTGCCTCAATTTCTC GTTCCAGCAGGAGGGATGTCCACATGTTATTCCCAGATGAGGAGAAGATCATAGTGGAGGAAACCAGGAGTAACGGACAAACCGTAATGGAGGAGAG GAGTTTGGTAGACACTGTATACAGTTTGCGGGATGAAGTCCAGGAACTCAAACAG GACAATAAGAGGATGAAAAGGACACTAGAGGAAGAGCAACGAGCAAGGAAAGAGCTTGAGAGGATCATAAGGAGGGTTTTGAAGAACATGAACGACCCAACCTGGGATGAGACAAACCTCTGA
- the LOC130912231 gene encoding rho guanine nucleotide exchange factor 7-like isoform X4, with the protein MNAAEQTVTWLITLGVLESPKKSISDPEAFLRTSLQDGVVLCRLLERLRPGTTEKFFQEPRSDSEFQLNISEFIKGAGTFGVEPFEVNDLLQGLNFNKVLNTLVALNKATEDSGVSVSVPHSATLRIKSFDSLNSQSRSSKLQPPQYHSLDMSEGGGCGQFLFKARFPFQQTNEDELSFSKGDIINVSRQEEGGWWEGSLNGKTGWFPSNYVRELKGSDKQLDKPKSGTLRSPPKGFDTSIINKTYYNVVLQNILEAETEYSRELQSLLGSYLRTLQPTDRLSGADISHIQGNLEEISTFQQMLVQSLEEHTKLPECQQRIGGFFLGLMPQMKYLYVAYCSNHPSAVSVLTQQSEELGEYMESKGASSPGILTLTTSLSKPFTRLERYPTLLKEMDRHMEEQHPDRVDLQACMASFQSLAAQCQEVRKKKDLELQILTEPIRNWEGDDIKTFGPVLHMSQAAVRYQNCQESSERYLVLFPHTLLFLSASLRMSGFIYQGKMPLSGMLISRLEDGETMRNAFEISGTQCDRMQVACNSHQDLLDWLDLLTKHTHTPAAHTYKTPSVCHTLPSLPVTPSRHSESRAGSSAFHTLPHLSSCGGSPIWAVLEPPSIPKPWSMSCLRPAPPLRPSAALYNKEDMNKSPKNMKKLLPKRKPERKASEEDFTVRKSTAALEEDAQILKVIEAYCTSARTRQTLNSSSSRRDVHMLFPDEEKIIVEETRSNGQTVMEERSLVDTVYSLRDEVQELKQDNKRMKRTLEEEQRARKELERIIRRVLKNMNDPTWDETNL; encoded by the exons ATGAACGCGGCTGAGCAGACTGTAACGTGGCTCATCACGCTCGGGGTGCTGGAGTCTCCCAAAAAGAGCATCTCGGATCCGGAGGCTTTCCTCCGGACGTCTCTGCAGGACGGGGTGGTATTGTGCAGGCTGCTGGAGCGACTGAGACCGGGAACGACAGAAAAA TTTTTTCAGGAACCGAGGAGTGACAGCGAGTTTCAACTGAACATAAGCGAGTTCATCAAAGGCGCCGGGACTTTTGGCGTGGAG CCTTTTGAGGTCAATGACCTCCTTCAGGGGCTGAACTTCAACAAGGTCCTAAACACCTTGGTTGCACTGAACAAagccactgaag ATTCCGGCGTTTCTGTGTCTGTGCCGCACTCCGCCACATTGAGGATTAAATCATTTGATTCTCTGAACAGCCAAAGTCGTTCCTCCAAACTGCAGCCACCTCAGTATCACAGCCTT GACATGTCTGAAGGTGGTGGGTGTGGCCAATTTCTTTTCAAGGCACGCTTCCCTTTCCAGCAGACAAATGAGGACGAACTGTCTTTCTCCAAGGGCGACATCATTAATGTGAGCAGGCAGGAGGAGGGGGGCTGGTGGGAAGGTTCACTCAACGGCAAGACCGGCTGGTTTCCCAGTAACTATGTGCGAGAACTGAAAGGAAGCG ACAAGCAATTAGATAAACCAAAGTCTGGGACGCTGAGAAGTCCTCCAAAAGGTTTTGACACTTCTATCATCAACAAGACATACTACAATGTG GTCCTCCAGAACATCTTGGAAGCAGAGACTGAGTATTCGAGAGAACTGCAAAGTCTTCTGGGGTCCTACCTGCGTACCCTGCAACCAACAGATAG GCTAAGTGGTGCTGACATCAGCCACATTCAGGGAAATCTTGAGGAGATCTCCACATTCCAGCAGATGCTGGTTCAGTCCTTGGAAGAGCATACAAA gCTTCCAGAATGTCAGCAGAGGATAGGAGGCTTCTTCCTTGGTCTAATGCCCCAGATGAAGTATCTTTATGTGGCTTACTGTTCAAACCATCCATCTGCTGTCAGTGTTCTCACCCAGCAAAG CGAGGAGCTGGGGGAGTACATGGAGTCAAAGGGGGCATCTAGTCCGGGGATTCTGACGCTGACAACCAGTTTGAGTAAACCCTTCACTCGACTGGAGAGATATCCAACTTTGTTAAAGGAAATGGACAGACACATGGAG GAGCAACACCCAGACAGAGTGGACCTCCAAGCTTGCATGGCATCATTTCAAAGCCTTGCA GCCCAGTGCCAGGAAGTGAGGAAGAAGAAGGACCTGGAGTTACAGATTTTAACTGAGCCAATTAGGAATTGGGAAGGGGATGACATCAAGACCTTCGGCCCTGTTCTTCACATGTCCCAGGCTGCGGTCCGCTATCAGAACTGTCAG GAGTCGAGTGAACGCTACCTTGTGCTCTTCCCTCACACTCTGCTCTTTCTCTCAGCAAGCTTGAGGATGAGTGGATTCATCTACCAG GGAAAGATGCCACTGTCAGGCATGCTGATCTCCAGGTTAGAAGATGGGGAAACCATGAGGAATGCTTTTGAAATTTCTG GTACCCAGTGTGACCGTATGCAAGTAGCGTGCAACAGTCATCAGGATCTACTGGATTGGCTGGACCTTCtcaccaaacacacacacacacctgctGCACACACATACAAGACTCCGTCGGTGTGTCACACA TTGCCCTCTCTGCCCGTCACCCCTTCTCGACACTCAGAGTCTCGAGCCGGGAGTAGCGCCTTCCACACCCTCCCTCATCTTTCCTCATGTGGCGGCAGCCCAATATGGGCGGTTTTGGAGCCTCCGAGTATCCCAAAACCCTGGAGTATGAGCTGTCTTCGGCCTGCGCCCCCTCTCCGGCCATCTGCTGCTCTTTACAACAAGGAG GATATGAATAAAAGTCCAAAGAATATGAAGAAGCTGCTTCCCAAGAGGAAACCAGAGAGGAAAGCCTCAGAAGAAGACTTCACTGTCAGAAAGA GCACAGCGGCTCTCGAAGAGGACGCTCAGATATTGAAAGTGATTGAAGCGTACTGCACCAGTGCCAGGACGCGACAGACCCTCAACTCGA GTTCCAGCAGGAGGGATGTCCACATGTTATTCCCAGATGAGGAGAAGATCATAGTGGAGGAAACCAGGAGTAACGGACAAACCGTAATGGAGGAGAG GAGTTTGGTAGACACTGTATACAGTTTGCGGGATGAAGTCCAGGAACTCAAACAG GACAATAAGAGGATGAAAAGGACACTAGAGGAAGAGCAACGAGCAAGGAAAGAGCTTGAGAGGATCATAAGGAGGGTTTTGAAGAACATGAACGACCCAACCTGGGATGAGACAAACCTCTGA